The proteins below are encoded in one region of Lagenorhynchus albirostris chromosome 7, mLagAlb1.1, whole genome shotgun sequence:
- the CCL27 gene encoding LOW QUALITY PROTEIN: C-C motif chemokine 27 (The sequence of the model RefSeq protein was modified relative to this genomic sequence to represent the inferred CDS: inserted 1 base in 1 codon; substituted 2 bases at 2 genomic stop codons) produces the protein MKGPSPTSSLLLLLLLLSPDPGGALPLAPSTTSCCTQFYXQPLSSKLPRKVIRVEFQEADGDCHLQAFVFHLSRRSICIHPQNRSLTLXFDCQGKRLQGTLPXLSLEMIGKMGRGPQ, from the exons ATGAAGGGGCCCTCACCCACCAGCAGCCTCCTGCTGCTACTGTTGCTCCTAAGCCCAGACCCTGGAGGAG CATTGCCACTGGCACCCAGCACTACATCATGCTGTACTCAGTTCTACTGACAGCCACTCTCAAGCAAACTACCGAGGAAGGTCATCCGAGTGGAATTTCAGGAAGCTGATGGGGACTGTCACCTCCAGGCCTTCGT gtttcACCTGTCTCGACGCAGCATCTGCATCCACCCCCAGAACCGCAGCCTGACTCTGTGATTTGACTGCCAAGGGAAGAGGCTCCAGGGGACTCTGC AACTGAGTTTGGAGATGATAGGGAAAATGGGCCGGGGCCCCCAGTAG
- the LOC132523741 gene encoding uncharacterized protein LOC132523741 yields MSGLRRYEVALEAEEEIYWGCFYFFPWLRMWRRERSSAHPREQKLEPLRGLMSCLSSGLGTAPQRSGRSLPRRTPAATAQPAGALKI; encoded by the exons ATGTCGGGATTGAGGAGATACGAGGTGGCGCTGGAGGCTGAGGAGGA GATCTACTGGGGCTGTTTCTACTTTTTCCCTTGGCTGCGCATGTGGCGAAGGGAGCGGAG CTCAGCGCACCCTCGGGAGCAGAAGCTGGAGCCTCTGCGGGGCCTAATGAGCTGTCTGTCAAGTGGACTGGGCACTGCTCCCCAGCGCTCCGGTCGCAGCCTCCCCCGCCGCACCCCCGCTGCCACTGCCCAGCCAGCTGGTGCATTAAAGATTTAA
- the CCL19 gene encoding C-C motif chemokine 19, with product MASHAAALLALSLLILWTSPALGDANDAEDCCLSVAQRPIPGFLVRAYRYLLINNGCRVSAVVFTTLRGHQLCAPPDQPWVGRIIRRLQKNSAKASLALPSPASSLQAPVQDPSP from the exons ATGGCATCCCATGCAGCTGCACTACTAGCCCTCAGCCTGCTGATTCTCTGGACCTCCCCTG CTCTGGGAGATGCCAACGACGCTGAAGACTGCTGCCTGTCTGTGGCCCAGCGCCCCATCCCTGGATTCCTGGTGCGAGCCTATCGCTACCTGCTCATCAACAATGGCTGCAGGGTGTCTGCCGTTGT GTTCACCACCCTGAGAGGTCACCAGCTCTGTGCACCCCCAGACCAGCCCTGGGTGGGCCGCATCATCCGGAGACTGCAGAAGAACTCAGCCAAGGCAAGCCtggccctccccagccctgcctcctcccTGCAAGCCCCTGTCCAAGACCCCAGCCCATGA